In the Pelmatolapia mariae isolate MD_Pm_ZW linkage group LG10_11, Pm_UMD_F_2, whole genome shotgun sequence genome, GGATAATTCTACACACTAAACCAATTAGCCATAAAGAGACAGTGATAGggaatttgtttcattttttatctgTTAGTTTCGGTCTCTGCTTATCCAgactaagataagataaaaacTTACATGCTTGTGCCAAAAGTTGGGAAATTCCTGACAGAAGTTGGGAAATATAGAGTAGCCGCACTGATCCACTGTTTGTCTGAGGTTCATGGGTAGTTTTGTTGCATCTCTGACTTCCTGGAAGTGAGCAGGGTTACTCTTAGTTGTTCAACATATTTTGTAATATTGTAAtaggttggggttttttttttttcaaattaggCAGCTCACAACAATCCCATCTAAATCTTTAATACTCTAAACcaagggtgtcaaacataaggcccacaGACTCCAATTCGGCCCACTGGAcagtttggaaaatgtgaaggaggacatTTTGGACTTTTTAGAGTTTTTCCTGCTGATAAATGCCTCCCCCATGCTCATTCATATTATACCAAAGTaactaataaataattaaatgtcagaaactttcctgttttttattttcatttactagagcCGCATTTCTCTATTATGCAGAAAAACTGTTGAAATTGCTCCTCTTTTTCTAATACTCTGATATCTCAATGATTAAATATGCTGTTAACCTTCTTTGCATTGATACAAAGAGGAGGTTCACCGCTCTGGCCCACTCACGAGCAAAGTGAGCTATGTGTAATTCGCAAAGTAAAATGAGTTCTTCACCCAGTGCCCTTGTATAGTCATTTTAGGAAGTAGTGAACTGTTTCTTCTGACATGAAAACAATGCTCCGAAATTTGGATAAACGAATAATCATCCAGTCGGCTATTTTCATCATAGCAAAGATGCAGCTTCCTTAAGCATGTGCATAAAGTAACCGCGCCATATGCATAATTTTAACTTCAGGAGAGACAGGCTGTAAATCATTATATAAATGCTATGAAGAGAGGACAAGTTTACTTaagtaaagaataaaaagaatttGTAAAAGTTGCAACATATTAATAATACTAGGAGATAATAAATAATTAGAGCTCCACTGTGCTCACATTAGCTCACTTCTGTGACTGAGATTTAATCCTCTTACCTCAtactatatatacatacatgggGTGAGGGGTGTGTTGAAATTGGGGTAAACAGGCCAGTGTTGTGACAACTCCTACTGCAGCCTTGAGGTTTAGCTGCTCGTGTGAACTCTCTTTATCTCAGACAAGGTCAGGCAAGACATAAACTGCCGTGTGGACTATCAGGTGGCTGCAAAGATACCGAATCAACGCGCACTTACTGCAGGGATCAACAGCCTTTGCTCTCTGAACCACCATTTTGTAGCTTCTTAGGAAGATATTTTCCCTTTGGCCACTGGAGGGCTTCCAGGagccacagacacacagctgttGCAAACTCCCGTTATCTTACACCCATCCTGACATCTCTCCAATGACAGACGGCCAAGGAGCGAGGAGCTGTGGTCGTCAAGGAGCCCTGGGTGGAGCAGGACAGCCATGGGAGGGTCAAGTTTGCAGTGATTCAGACGGTACATAAAGGGTGACTCACATTGGAAAGCCCTGTGTAAATACATTGAAGAAACTGAAAGCCAATAATAATGCTGTGCAAATGTTTTGTCCTCAGTATGGagataccacacacacactcatcgaGTACCTAAGTCCCTACAAGGGCCTTTTCCTGCCGAGCTACAAAGAGCCTCTGTTTAGAGATCCCCTGTTAGCTAATCTGTGAGTCTCTCCCACAACACCACATCATCTGCTACAACCtgtgcctttttttcccctctggtGTTTTTTGTGCATACACATGGAAAGAGTAAGATGAATCTAGATTTCACCACTGTCAGTCCCGGATGACATTTTAGTACatattttcccttttctgtGGAATTATAGACTAAAAGATTATCATAAAATCACAACAAAACATGATTATGTGTATTTTGATCACATCTGTATATCATTAAGCAGCCTGACTGCttattcttcttttctttcaaagtcCACCAACAGGTCTGAACTTCATCGATCACATTGTGGGAAACCAGCCAGATGACCAAATGGTGCCAATTTCAGACTGGTAGGTCTCCTGTCTCCAGTGCACGTACACTCGCTGCAGGTGCAGCAGACACACAGGGCAAAAGgacaaagtaaacaaacaccaCAAGCAGTCGCTCCACCGCTGTTGCTGGGAAATGTTGGCGCATTTATTCAAAACAGCAAGCCCTCATACAAGATGACTTATCCACAAAATTCAAAGATTGCTTCAAGAAAGAAGGAACAAGAGGAAATGTAGTTTCTTATTAGCTCTGATGATTAGTATTGCTTAGCTCGTATTCCTGAATTTCTAGGTACCAGAAATGTCTGATGTTTCACCGGTTCTGGTCGATCGATGACAAGCAGATCCACACACAGTACAGCGCGCTGAGGTCTATAGTTGTCACAAACTACGAAGAGACCATTAAGATGCCAATCAACGAACCTGCCACGGGGAAAAAGAAGTCGCAGatccaggtgaggctttcagAGGTTTGCTCTGTGACATGGATCCCAGCAGCCCAAGGGGTCTGAtacaaaaatgtgtgtgtgtgatgtcctGCGTTGTGTCCTCACAGGAATACGTGGACTACAACGGGGGGCCAGGTGTTCAGCACATCGCCCTCAACACATCGAACATTATTGAATCTGTGAGTCTGTGTAATTAGCAGGAAAACTCCAGGCTATTTTGAAGCTTCATGCTTGCAGGGCCTGTTTTAGATTCgtcttttttctccctctgttcTTGTCACTAAATAGATAGTGAACCTGCGCGCCCGAGGGATGGAGTTCCTCTCAGCACCTGACACATATTACGACACCCTGAGGAAGAAACTCAAAACTGCCAAAATCAAAGTGATTGAAGACCTCGACCGTTTACAGGTGAGGACTGCTTTTGGcatggctgatttttttttgttcttttttctttgtgtctttaaatctaaaagatattttgtttttctttttaaggaattaaaaatcttaGTGGATTTTGATGACAAGGGCTACCTCCTTCAAATCTTTACCAAGCCTGTGCAGGACAGACCAACACTTTTCCTGGAGGTCATTCAGAGACATAACCACTTTGTAAGTGACCAGTTAGGCAGTCTACTGGTATAACTTGTATAAACAGAGAGTAGGGCTTTGCTATATTTAAGGCCTCTCATACCACACCTGTATTAACCCCATCAGTATGGAGGGCAAATATTTTAGTTGGGCACAACCTAACCCTGACTAATACGTTTTTTTGGACCGAGTTCACGGTTTACTTGAAGATTTTTTTGCTTCATTATGGCACTTTTTGGTTATTGactttttgaatatttaaaaatagtCCTTTAGACTATTTTTGAGACATTTTATGATGTAAATAATCTATTTTTAAAGAGTTTCTGCGTGGTAAATATATCAAAAGATGGAAGCGATGTGATATAACACataaaacacagttaaaaaatAGTCCACACGGCTGTCTCAGGTGATGCAGTTTTTGaatgctgcaaacttctgaTAAAGTTTTTACTGAATAGAAATATGGCTTTTGAAGGGACCAGACCTTTGGGACAGTTGCCCACTGTGCCCAGTATGCGTAGGTAATCTAGCCTTTACTGGTGGGATTTACAGGCCTGGGGCTCTGTTTCACGCCTCTGCCACCTTCAAGAACCCGAGGAAGAACACCTGTTTACAGCTCCCACCCAGCATGAACGCTACAAGAGCAGCGTACTTGTAAAAGCTCAGTAAATCTGTCACAGATGCAGATTAAAAGGCTCACTGCTTCACAGCGAGGGGGATCTCTGGATTGGGTTGCACCCTGTGGCACTCAATTCATAACACTCGGCGCCCGTTCTGCTTGTCAGAACACGCTCATCTTGTCACTCTCCGGTGTCTACAGATGTGGATACAATGCATGAAAGTGAGAAACTGCATCTGAACCACAGCAAAGAATTTCTCAGAGGAACCACCACCACTTGATCTTTGTTTTTTGGATTATCTGTGAAAATATTTACATGATTAATTTGCGAGCGCCCGGTGAGTGCAGCTTGCTGTCACAGAGGAGGAGATGTTTGAACCTTGGGAGGATATTTATGTACCATTTGTGATCCAACATCAAAGCGTTAAACACCCTGAACGTTGTCTGAGAGAAGATCCCTAGAGCCATAACAAATGACACAGAAGGCGGCAGATCTTTGGGTAATTAgccatctgtgtgtgtctgttcttTCACCAGGGCTTTGGGGCAGGAAACTTCAAGTCTCTCTTTGAGGCTATTGAGAAGGACCAAGACGCCAGGGGCAACCTCACTGTGCTGACACCCAAAGGGCAGGCCGAAGCCTTCTACTGATCCGCTGACGTCTGGTGCTGCCAAGCCACACTGGGACTCTTATCTACTCGGCTGTACGTTTCAGAGGCGGTCGACAACACCCACCACGACTGCAGCACAGCAAACACTTACGCAGTGTTGAATATCTGAGTGTGACAAGCTGAGAGTGTTATCAGATATGCTTTTAGCTGTCAGGAGATTGCACAGTGTTTGgctaaataaagaaacaaatgttCATGTGGGCTGGCATGTGTTTTGTAAATAGAGGTTCAAATATTAAAGGAATAGTCTGACACTGCTATGCTTTATTGTGGAGGGTTAGCTGTGAAGACTGACATGCTCACATCTTCATGCTGAACCGCAGCCAGGAGACACGTAGCTATGTGTGTAAGTACTATGGTTGCTCCAAATAAACTTAAAGTGTGATTTAGTATAGTGAGGCAGAGAGAAATAACCAGACAACAGTACCAAAGGAACAATTGCACACATTATTTATACTATAATATGTGGGATAtgaatttttcatttcatatcTTCTTTGCACAAAGACTGGAAAAGAGGCCAAAGAGCCAGCTGAGCGTGTAGTAGCATGTAATCCctctaaaaactaaaagcaTTATCCAGGATTGATCATATGTCCTTATTACACTTTAGGCTTTATGCAGATTGCTTTTCAAGGTGAAACAACAGTACTActagagttgcagtcttacacgcctctctgcagcttctctcctcctgttaccccCCCAAAACCatatctccatagagactgtgtcagctcccaaacagacaaaaaacaaactaaaaaccagcaacaaacaacttaaacataaaaaaaaaaatcacaaagaaagaacaatacagtatccacatctgaaccaaagagtaaaacagtgaaatgtggattattaaatattaggtctctctcctccaagtctctgttagtacatgacttaataactgatcaacaaatcgatttactttgccttacagaaacctggttgcagccggatgattatgttagtttaaatgaatcaacacccccgagtcattttaactaccagaaatctcgacgCACAGGCAGAGGGgacggtgtggcagcaatttttcacaccagcctattaatcaacgaaAGACCaatacttttaattaatttgaaagcctgatgcttaaccttgcccaccccagctgtaaaactcagaaactaGTCTTACTTGTTActatctatcgtccacctgggccttacacagagtttctgtctgatttctcagactttttatctgatttagtgctcagctcagataaaataattattgttgtGATTTTAACACATGTAGATGcaaaaaaatgacagcctcaacatggcatttaatctgttattagactcaattggcttctcttaaaatgtaaaagaacacaCCCACCACTTTAACCACACTGtagatcttgttttaaaatatggcatagaaactgaacatttaacagtatttcctgaaaaccctctcttgtcagatcatttcctgataacatttacatttacgataatgattacacagcagtggggagtagacttcatcacagtagatgtctttctgaaagcgctgtaactaagtttaagaatataatccacccactgttagcatcttcaatgccctgtaccaacacagagcagagcagctacctgaacgctactccaacagaggtcgatcatcttgttaataattttacctcctcactacgtacgactctggatactgtagctccggtgaaaactaaggcctcaaatcagaagtacctgactccgtggtataattctcaaacacgtagcttaaagcagataactcgtaagctggaaaggaaatggtgtgtcacaaatttagaagatcatcatttagcctggagaaatagtttgttgctttataagaaagccctccgcaaagccagaacatcttactacatcactgattgaagaaaataagaacaaccctgtCACGGCTGGCGAGGCAGGCCGTGTGAAGGTGAAGTGAGGACCCAAGTGCAAGCAGAGGTTGGTATGAGGAGTAAGTTTATTTAAGGTGGAGATGGCAAGGACAGGGACtaaaaaataactaaactgggaaaacctAAATACATGAAACTGAAACCAAAACTCACGGAGTAACATGCAAATGAACACAGGAAGGACCGCGGAGGAAACACAAGGAGCCTGGGTAGACATCACAGACAAACCAGCAccaggcaggagaacacacagggcttaaatactcACAAGGCTAATTGTAggatgggagacaggaggggaacacacctgggagaaatcagggcTGACGAGACACAGACGTAAAGCTGAgaacactcacatgagacagaaaccttcagaataaaaacaggaagtacaacaGGTATGCACAGACACGAGCTTAACACAAGACATGGCAACAGGGAGGGAACACAAAGatgtgggaccagggcaggcacagagacacagaacaaaaggagcttgaaatacaaaacagaaacaaaacctgaGAACGAGAAATTCCTAACAAAAATGAACCTAAAACATAAGATAAtaatcaaaaccaaaaccactgagtcagactcaggaccatgacaaaccctaggtttctcttcagcacagtagccaggctgacaaaaagtcagagtacTGTTGAGCAAACCATCCCTTTagcgttaactagtaatgacttcatgaacttcttcacaaataaaattttaatcattagagagaaaattaccaataatcatcccacagatgtaatattatctacagctactttcagtaccattgatattcatttagactctttttctccaattgatctttctgagttaacttcaataattacttcctccaaaccatcaacgtgtcttttagaccccattcctacaaaactgctcaaagaagtcctgccattaattaatgcttcaatcttaaatatgatcaacctatctctaataatcggctatgtaccacaggccttcaagctggcagtagttaacctttacttaaaaagccatccctagacccagctgtcttagctaattataggccaatctccaatcttcctttcatatcaaaaatccttgaaagagtagttgtcaaacagctaacagatcatctgcagaggaatggcttatttgaagagtttcagtcaggtttcagagctcatcaccacacagaaacagctttagtgaaggttacaaatgatctttttatgtcctctgacagtggactcatctctgtgcttgtcctgctagaccttagtgcagcgttcgatactgttgaccataatattctattagcgcgattagagcacgctgtaggtattacaggtactgcgctgcagtggtttggagtctaatagactccaatttgtgcatgtaaatggagagtcctcttcacacactaaggtcaattatggtgttccacagggttcagtgctaggaccaattctgtttacattatacatgcttcccttaggcagtatcattagaagacatagtatacattttcactgctatgctgatgacacctaactctatctgtccatgaagccagataacacataccaattagttaaactgcaggaatgtcttaaagacataaagacctggatggccgttaactttctgcttcttaattcagataaaactgaggttattgtactcggccctgaaaatcttagaaatatggtatctaaccagattcttactctggatggcattaccttggcctccagtaacactgtgaagaaccttggagtcatttttgaccaagacatgtccttcaatgctcatattaaacaaatatgtaagactgctttcttccatttgcgcaacatctctaaaattagaaatatgctgtctcagagtgatgctgaaaaactagttcacgcatttattacttccaggctggactactgtaattcattattatcaggatctCCTAAAacctccctgaaaagcctttagttaatccaaaatgctgcagcaagagtattgacagggactaggaagagagagcatatttctccagTATTTCTCcagtattggcttcccttcattggcttcctgttaaatccagaattgaattcaaaatcctgctcctcacatacaaggtcttaaataatcaggccccatcttatcttaatgaccttgtagcaccatatcaccctattagagcacttcgctctcgcactgcaggcctacttgttgttcctagagtatttaaaagtagaatgggagggagagccttcagttttcaggcccctcttctgtggaaccagcttccagtttggattcgggagacagacactatctctacttttaagattaggcttaaaactttcctttttgctaaagcacatAGTTAGGgttggaccaggtgaccctgagtcctcccttagttgtgctgcaatagacgtaggctgccgggggattcccatgatgcattgacctctctgcattgaatcatacctgttattaatctctgtctctcttccacagcatgtctttatcctgtcttccttctctcaccccaaccggtcgtagcagatggccgcccctccctgagcctggttctgccggaggtttctttctgttaaaagggagtttttccttcccactgtcgccaaagtgcttgctcatagggggtcatatgattgttgggtttttctctgtatctgttattgtacgatctactgtgcaatataaagtgccttgaggcgactgttgttgtgatttggcgctatataaataaaattgaattgaattgaatattttgATAGGAAAAATGGGAAACTATTGTAGTAGTTTGTTGAAACTTGCAAACATAAAAGGAAACACAGtttataaggcaaaaacagagtttgtacaagtCTAAAacgcttgaaagtcaatatttttgTACAAGCAACTTTGTTCTTCAGCACAACCTGAACTCTCCTAGggaagctttcttgtcatttcttggCATAGTTTCAGGATTAGTTGGAATGTCATTCATGCATCTTGAAGGACTCTGATTTGAactaaaacatttcaaatttcatcactccatcagacccgttgccactgattttcagtacagttcttttttaatttagcaATTTACCTCAGCCTGCTTCTCTTTGTTATAAATGGCTTCTCAACAGCCACTCTTCCATGGAGATTTTTGGTGATGAAGCAGTGAATAGCAGATGGATCAACTAATGGCCCAGGTGTATCATgttctgtgtcaggtcttttaTTGGATTCTCCCCcaatttcttaaggacatgactttcagatacctCTTCCATCTGCTGTAGATTGCTAATTCTTATTTCATCCTCCACTTGTTCCTCAATTTATTAAGGTAAATCTACACACCATACTGAGATAttccaagttttcagctaatatctctttgggaatcactatGTTGGTGCAAAAGTACTATTTTATGTTTGCCAAACTGTGTTACCTTTGGCAGTTTTCATATACTCAACTAAAGACATaagaacaaatgatgtgtttttggaACAGGCTCCTAATAAAGCTactaaaaatacagtttgaaaTGTGTAGATAAAACACTGGTTAATTCTTTGGATAAAGCGCCTTTTTTATGATTAAATGATTCATACTGTGAGTCAGTGAAAATAGTCAGGTCCAATGGCTGGActgaaaatgcatttaaaagcaGCCAGGGTCCAAAGAAGCCAGAGTACTGGCTTAATGCAGTGCTGTGTGCAtcatatttaaattaatttaaattcagtgtgaacatttttttttaatcccctCCTGTTCAACTCCCCAAGCAACTCCAATTTGAAACCAAATTGAAA is a window encoding:
- the hpda gene encoding 4-hydroxyphenylpyruvate dioxygenase, which codes for MTKDWTLIRHKNDRTDAKTWVTAAEASGSEEVDRWVYTPKDQSQLVISMTSYTDKGEKPARGRFVRFHHVTFWVGNAKQAASFYCDKLGFEPLAYKGLETGSREVVSHVIRQNKIIFAFESALNPGNEEMGEHLVKHGDGVKDIAFQVEDCDFLFKTAKERGAVVVKEPWVEQDSHGRVKFAVIQTYGDTTHTLIEYLSPYKGLFLPSYKEPLFRDPLLANLPPTGLNFIDHIVGNQPDDQMVPISDWYQKCLMFHRFWSIDDKQIHTQYSALRSIVVTNYEETIKMPINEPATGKKKSQIQEYVDYNGGPGVQHIALNTSNIIESIVNLRARGMEFLSAPDTYYDTLRKKLKTAKIKVIEDLDRLQELKILVDFDDKGYLLQIFTKPVQDRPTLFLEVIQRHNHFGFGAGNFKSLFEAIEKDQDARGNLTVLTPKGQAEAFY